The nucleotide sequence GGGACGACCCGGCCGTCCGGGGTGCAGAGACCGGCCGCGACGGCGCGCTGCACCAGCTCGTCCAGCTCGTCGATCCCGCTGCCCGCCGCGTCGGCGAGACCGAGTAGCGGCACCAGTACCTCGCTGTCCTGCGGTGCGCCCAGCGCCGTCGCCGTCACCAGGTCGACGACCCGGCGGTCCTCGGCGTCGATCGCGTAGCCCAGCTGCTCGGCCAGCTCCGGCGGGACGCCCGAGGCGCCCCCGGCCGCCGCGAGCAGCCGGTCGACCAGCAGCGGCGAGCCCGCGGTGCGCTCCAGCACGACCCGGACGGTCTCGTCGGACGGCCGGGAACCGGTGATCAGCACCGCGCGGGCCACCACGCCCGCCGCATCCAGCGAGCCCAGTACCAGCGGCGGCGCGGAGGAGGCGAGGGCCGCCCCGAGCCGGGCGAGCGCCCGCCCGCGCGGCCACGGCCGGAACGCGACGACCAGCCGCGCCCCCGGATCGCCCGCGAACGCGCGGAGCTCGTCGAGGGCCTCGTCGGTGAGCTCGTGCGCGTCGTCGACGACCACCACCCGGCCGGGTTCCGCGCCGGGTGTGCGGGCGACCTCGGCACCGGAGGCGGACCAGACCCGGGACAGCTCCCGCAGCACCACCGACTTCCCGGACCCGGCCGGGCCGGTGACGGCGAGCGTGCGCGGCGCCGTCGGGTCCTCGGCGACCGCACGGACGAGTGCGGTCGAGACCGGTCCACCGGTGAGCGGGGAGGTGGTCGGGGCGGTCGCCGTCACGTCGCTCCTTCTCGCTCCTCACGGGTCCCCCGAACGGGGTGTTCGAGGCTATCGGGTGCGGCGCCCGGACCCCGGCCGGGTCCGGGCAGGATCACCCCTGTGGTGAACGAGGTGTGGGCGATCGTGCTGGCCGGTGGGCGCGGGAACCGCTACGGACGGCTCAAGCAGCTGGAGCAGCTGGCCGGGGCCCGGCTGGTCGACCACACCGTAGCCGCGGCACGCCGGACCTGCGACCGGGTCGCGCTGGTGCTCCCGCCCGGCCTGGAGTGGGACGGCCCGCCGGTGGACGCGCTGGCCGCCGGCGGCGACCACCAGTCCGAGTCGCTGCGCGCCGGCCTGGCCGCCGTACCGGACGACGCCGGGATCCTGGTGCTCGCCGACCCGGCGCACCCGCTCGCCGCGGACCGGATCTTCCGTGACGTCGTCGCCGCGGTCCGCGACGGCGCGGACGGCGCGGTACCGGTCGTCCCGCTGCTGGAGGTGGTGCAGCGGGTGGTGGACGGCGTGGTCGTCGAGACCCTGCCCAAACAGGACGCGGTGCTCACCCAGTCCCCGCAGGCGTTCCGGGCGGACCGGTTGCGCGCGGCGCACGCGGACGCACCGCGGCCGGTGGAGAACTCGGGGATGCTCGCCGCACTCGGGCACCGGATCGTGACGGTGCCGGGGGACCCGGCGAACCTGCACGTCGCGACGGAGGAGGACCTGGCCGTCGTACGGCGGTTGGCGGGCTGACGCGTCAGCGGTCCGGCAGCACGACCAACCCGTCGGCCAGCACCGCCGAGGAGAGTGCCAGCGCGGCCCGGGCGTCGTCGGTGCTCAGCGGCGGACCGACGGTGGGACGGGTGAGCGTCACGACGCCCACCCAGGACCCGATCAGGAAGCGGGCGAACAGCCGCGCGTCGAGTTCGCGGATGTGACCGGTGTCGACGGCGTCCTGCACGACGGCGGTGAACGCGTCGTAGAGCTGCTCGATGTCGGCCCGGATCCGCTCGCGGATCTCCGGCTCGACGCTCTCCGGCGGGTCCATCGTGAGGAAGCGGGCGAGCGAGGGGTGTTCCAGCAGGAGCTCGCGGTACGCCTCGCCGGTCGCGACCATCCGCTCCAGCGGGTCCTGGTCGTCGCGGTAGGCCTCGGCCAGGAACTCCGCCGCCCGGGCGATCCCGCGCTCGGCGACGGCGAGGAGCAGACCGTCCTTGGAGCCGAAATGCGTGTACACCGTCCCGACCGCGACGTCGGCGGTCTCGGCGACCTCCTCGATCCGCATCGAGCCGTACCGGCCGGCCGCGAACATCGCCTCGGCGGCGTCGAGCATCGCCGCACGGTTGCGCTCCCGGCGCCGCTGTACCCGGGGCGACGACCGGTCCGCAGTAGTCACGCCGGCACCCTACCGCCGCCGTATTTGTAGACAAATTCATTTTTGAATCTGCTTGCATATTGTTCGGGGCGACCCTACCGTCGGACGCTCCGACACCGGCGTACGGCCGGGTCCGAAGCTCGGGGGAGCCATGTCGAACCGATACGACACCGTGGTCGTCGGCGCCGGCCTCGGCGGCTGCAGCGCCGCCGCGCACCTGGCGGCCCTCGGGCACCAGGTCCTGCTCGTCGAGCGCTACACCGCGATCGGCGGCAGCTCGCACGTCTTCCGCAGGCAGGGGCGCTGGGAGTTCGACTGCGGCGTGCACTACGTCGGCGACTGCGGCCCCGGCGGCCAGGTCCCCACCCTGCTCCGCGGGCTCGGGCTCGACGACCGGATCGAGTGGCTGCCGCTGGAGCGGTCCGGCTTCGACACGATCGTCGCCCCCGGCGCCGAGGTCCGGGTGCCCGTCGGATGGGACACCTTCGAGCGCAACCTGCTGGACACCTTCCCGGAGGACCGCCGCGGGCTGCGCCGGGTCGTGTCGGTGCTGCGCCGGCTCGGTGAGTCGCTCGACCGCGGCAGCGACCCGGGCTCGGTGACCGCGTTCGGCCGGGCGGTGGCCCGGGCCGGGCGGGCCGCCCCGTTCGCGCTCGCGCCCTACGTGTCACTGCTCGTCGCCGCCGGGCTCCGCCCCAGGACGATGCTGGCGATGTCGGTGCAGAACGGCACCCAGGCCGCCACCCCGACCACGCTCAGCACGCTGGGCCACGCCGCATTCCTGGAGAACTACGTCGGCCGGGGCGCCTACTACCCGCGCGGCGGCGGCCAGATGCTCGCGGCCGGCTTCGCCGAGGTGATCCGCAGCCACGGCGGTGAGATCCGGACCGGCACCGGGGTGGACCGGATCCTGGTCGAGAACCGGCAGGTCACCGGCGTCCGGCTGGAGTCGGGGGAGACCGTGCGGGCGAGCACCGTCGTCTCCGCCATGGACGTCCTGCGCACGTTCCGGGAGCTGATCGGCCCGGAGCACCTGCCGGCCGCCACCCGCGCGCGGGTCCGGAGCTGGACGATGTCCCAGCCGTTGATCAACGGCTTCTTCGGCGTCGATCTCGATCTGTCCGCGGCCCCCAACACCAACCACTTCGTGATCCCCGAGTGGGACGACCTGACCTCGCTGACGGCCCTGAAGCGGCTGGGGGACCGGCTGATCGGCGGCCGCGGACACACCGACGGGCCGGCGTGGGCCCGCGAGTTCGCCCGGAGCCAGCCGATGTTCGTGCAGTCCTCGTCGCGGCGCGACCCGTCGAACCGGCGGGCCGCCCCGGCGCAACACGCCACCATCGAGGTCCAGACCATCGCACCGGCGGACCCGGCGCTCTGGGGGTTCGACGGCGCGGACGTCCGGTCCGGGGGGTACCGGAACGACCCGCGCTACCGGGAGATCAAGAAGATCGTGCTCGACGGCATGCTCGAACGCATGGAACGGGCCTACCCGGGCTCCTCCGGCCGGGTCCGGCTCGCCGAGCTGGGCACCCCGGCGACCCAGGAGCGATTCGTCGGCAACACCGCCGGGGCACCGTTCGGCCTGGCGCCCTCACCGACCCAGACCGGCCCGATGCGGCCCGGCCCGGCGACCCCGATCCGGGGCCTCTACCTGGCCGGGACGAGCACCCCGTGGGGCCCGGCGACCGAGGGCTCGATGGTCAGCGGGCTGCAGGCGGCCGCCGCGATCACCGGCCGGGACCTCCTGGCCGAGGTGCGGGCCGGCGCCGTCCTCGCCGACCGGTCCCTGATGTCGGCATGGCCCGACGACTTCGATCCGCTCGCTGCAGGCCGCGGACCGGCGACCCGTCAGACCGCGAGCAACTCGGTGGATCCCAGCCCGAGCGCGTCCAGTGTGGACCGGACCTCGCCGGTGTAGACCGGGTTCATCAGCAGCACCGACCGCGGTGGCGAGTCCAGCAGGTCCTTCGGCGCGCGGATCGGCAGGCCGAGGCCGCCCATGTAGCGGCCCTGCAGGCCGGGGTTGATGTCGACGACGCCGTGCACCGCACCCGGGCCGCCGGCACCGCCCTCGACGACGTTGAGGAAGGTCAGCCCCTTGGCCCCGCCGCCCCACACCACGATCTCGTCGCCCGCCGCGGCGCGCTCGCCCAGCCAGTCCCGCCAGCGTCCGATCTGGTCCCCGACCCGGGCCGCGAAGTCGTGGCAGGTGGTGCGGAGCCCGTCGAGCAGCTGCTGTTCGAGTCCGGCCGGGCCGGGCGTGCCGTCCGGACCGGCCTCGGCGACGACGTACTGCTCGGCGTAGGTGAGCCGGGTGCGCGGATCGGCGAAGCCCGCGCCGAGCAGGAAGGTGCGCAGGGTCGACGGGGTGAAGTAGGAGCAGTGCTCGTACTGCAGGTCCCAGAACGCGCCCTCGGCCAGGATCCG is from Pseudonocardia autotrophica and encodes:
- a CDS encoding IspD/TarI family cytidylyltransferase, which codes for MNEVWAIVLAGGRGNRYGRLKQLEQLAGARLVDHTVAAARRTCDRVALVLPPGLEWDGPPVDALAAGGDHQSESLRAGLAAVPDDAGILVLADPAHPLAADRIFRDVVAAVRDGADGAVPVVPLLEVVQRVVDGVVVETLPKQDAVLTQSPQAFRADRLRAAHADAPRPVENSGMLAALGHRIVTVPGDPANLHVATEEDLAVVRRLAG
- a CDS encoding TetR/AcrR family transcriptional regulator, yielding MTTADRSSPRVQRRRERNRAAMLDAAEAMFAAGRYGSMRIEEVAETADVAVGTVYTHFGSKDGLLLAVAERGIARAAEFLAEAYRDDQDPLERMVATGEAYRELLLEHPSLARFLTMDPPESVEPEIRERIRADIEQLYDAFTAVVQDAVDTGHIRELDARLFARFLIGSWVGVVTLTRPTVGPPLSTDDARAALALSSAVLADGLVVLPDR
- a CDS encoding phytoene desaturase family protein; translated protein: MSNRYDTVVVGAGLGGCSAAAHLAALGHQVLLVERYTAIGGSSHVFRRQGRWEFDCGVHYVGDCGPGGQVPTLLRGLGLDDRIEWLPLERSGFDTIVAPGAEVRVPVGWDTFERNLLDTFPEDRRGLRRVVSVLRRLGESLDRGSDPGSVTAFGRAVARAGRAAPFALAPYVSLLVAAGLRPRTMLAMSVQNGTQAATPTTLSTLGHAAFLENYVGRGAYYPRGGGQMLAAGFAEVIRSHGGEIRTGTGVDRILVENRQVTGVRLESGETVRASTVVSAMDVLRTFRELIGPEHLPAATRARVRSWTMSQPLINGFFGVDLDLSAAPNTNHFVIPEWDDLTSLTALKRLGDRLIGGRGHTDGPAWAREFARSQPMFVQSSSRRDPSNRRAAPAQHATIEVQTIAPADPALWGFDGADVRSGGYRNDPRYREIKKIVLDGMLERMERAYPGSSGRVRLAELGTPATQERFVGNTAGAPFGLAPSPTQTGPMRPGPATPIRGLYLAGTSTPWGPATEGSMVSGLQAAAAITGRDLLAEVRAGAVLADRSLMSAWPDDFDPLAAGRGPATRQTASNSVDPSPSASSVDRTSPV